A single genomic interval of Vicia villosa cultivar HV-30 ecotype Madison, WI unplaced genomic scaffold, Vvil1.0 ctg.000605F_1_1, whole genome shotgun sequence harbors:
- the LOC131629764 gene encoding DNA topoisomerase 3-alpha-like has product MAGRSVTVLNVAEKPSVAKAVAAILSRNPGGLRVRDGRSRYNKIFEFDYTIRDQPCKMLFTSVIGHLMELEFDTRYRKWHSCDPADLFQAPVHKTVPEDKKDIKRTLEEEARRCQWLVLWLDCDREGENIAFEVVDVCTAVNPHLTIKRARFSALIPSEIFQSVQNLVEPNKWFADAVDARQEIDLRIGASFTRFQTMLMKDAFNIDTVTDGRNTVLSYGPCQFPTLGFVVERYWEIQAHEPEEFWSINCSHRSDEGTANFSWGRGHLFDYTCAVIIYEMCVEEPTATVTNVRQQEKLKYPPHPLSTIELEKRASRYFRMSSEHTMKVAEELYQGGFISYPRTETDNFSSRTDLRAIVQEQQGHPEWGTYAQRLLDPETGLWRNPRGGGHDDKAHPPIHPTKFSAGESGWSQNHRNIYELVVRHYLACVSKAAVGAETTVEIDIAGELFSACGRVILEKNYLDVYRFESWGGSVIPTYTIDQQFIPTTLTLDPGVTRPPPLLSEADLLSCMDKEGIGTDATMHDHIKKLLERFYATKDANMRFTPTNLGEALVMGYDDMGYKLWKPYLRAVMERDMKLVSEGNKSKGEVLDTSLQQMKDCFLDARLNKVKLLEAMAIFFERSNRVGSEHQNTTVEVVRRCGLCQESDMALKKNRDGKFMVGCLGYPQCRSVVWLPGSISEAVVTTNTCNNCTPGPVFLIQFKFRQLEIPPSYNVNHLGCIGGCDEILTQLTEICGTGSRMPARARGPTPATGNNHHTNPRQSACLHCQETGHSSNDCPSQTRRSRNAQQPGMDQQSGESSVSCSSCGAPGVLRTANTANNRGRKFYTCQSQECSFFVWEDSINNGSGGRGSTRSNNVSTSTRGRNGGRGPRGRGRSGSNSSGGTFVTATGDPISGRRCFTCGDPSHFANVCPNRGN; this is encoded by the exons ATGGCTGGGCGCAGCGTCACCGTCCTTAACGTGGCGGAGAAGCCGTCGGTAGCGAAAGCGGTGGCCGCCATACTTTCAAGGAACCCAGGAGGCCTTCGAGTGAGAGACGGTCGTTCTCGTTACAACAAGATCTTCGAGTTCGACTACACCATTCGCGACCAACCCTGTAAAATGCTCTTCACCTCCGTCATTGGCCATCTCATGGAGCTAGAGTTCGATACGCGTTACCGCAAATGGCACTCTTGCGATCCCGCCGATCTCTTCCAGGCTCCTGTCCATAAAACGGTTCCCGAG GACAAAAAGGATATTAAGAGGACACTAGAGGAAGAAGCTAGGCGGTGTCAGTGGCTTGTTTTGTGGCTCGATTGCGACAGGGAAGGTGAGAATATTGCGTTTGAAGTTGTAGACGTATGTACTGCGGTAAATCCTCATCTCACTATCAAGAGGGCTCGATTTTCGGCATTGATCCCCAG CGAAATCTTTCAGTCCGTGCAAAATCTTGTCGAGCCAAATAAGTGGTTTGCTGATGCCGTGGATGCTAGGCAG gAAATTGATCTTCGTATAGGCGCTTCATTCACCAGATTTCAGACCATGTTAATGAAAGATGCTTTTAACATAGATACTGTTACAGATGGCAGAAATACTGTCTTAAGTTACGGCCCTTGCCAG TTTCCTACGCTTGGATTTGTTGTGGAAAGATATTGGGAGATTCAAGCACATGAACCAGAAGAATTTTGGTCAATTAATTGCTCTCATAGATCAGATGAAGGCACTGCTAATTTCAGTTGGGG ACGTGGGCATTTGTTTGATTATACATGTGCTGTCATAATATATGAGATGTGCGTCGAGGAACCAACTGCAACG GTGACAAACGTTAGGCAACAAGAGAAGCTTAAGTATCCTCCCCATCCTCTGAGTACTATTGAGCTTGAGAAACGGGCTTCACGATACTTTCGGATGAGCTCTGAGCATACAATGAAG GTGGCAGAAGAACTTTACCAAGGTGGTTTCATTAGTTATCCTCGTACTGAAACTGATAATTTTTCTTCAAGGACTGATTTGCGT GCAATTGTTCAAGAACAACAAGGACATCCTGAATGGGGAACATATGCTCAACGGTTGTTAGACCCTGAGACTGGACTTTGGAGAAACCCTAGAGGTGGTGGACATGACGACAAGGCCCATCCCCCCATTCATCCGACTAAATTTTCTGCTGGAGAATCAGGATGGAGCCAAAACCACCGT AATATATATGAGTTGGTTGTTCGCCACTATCTGGCATGTGTCTCAAAGGCGGCCGTAGGAGCTGAAACCACAGTGGAAATTGATATTGCTGGTGAACTGTTTTCTGCATGTGGGAGGGTAATTCTAGAG AAAAACTACTTGGATGTCTATCGCTTTGAATCTTGGGGTGGATCAGTGATTCCAACATATACTATTGACCAACAG TTCATTCCAACAACATTGACCCTTGATCCAGGAGTAACCAGACCACCTCCTCTTCTTAGTGAAGCAGATTTGCTGAGTTGTATGGACAAG GAGGGCATTGGTACGGATGCTACAATGCATGATCACATCAAGAAGCTGCTTGAACGATTTTATGCAACTAAGGATGCTAACATGCGTTTCACACCAACTAATTTG GGCGAGGCACTTGTTATGGGATATGATGACATGGG GTATAAACTATGGAAACCATATCTAAGAGCAGTTATGGAACGCGACATGAAATTGGTCAGTGAAGGGAATAAAAGCAAAGGTGAAGTCCTGGATACTAGCTTGCAGCAGATGAAAGATTGTTTCTTAGAT GCAAGATTAAATAAAGTGAAACTTTTAGAAGCCATGGCAATATTTTTCGAAAG ATCAAATAGAGTTGGCAGCGAGCATCAAAATACAACTGTGGAAGTTGTTCGGCGGTGTGGACTTTGCCAAGAATCAGATATGGCGCTAAAGAAAAATCGA GATGGCAAATTTATGGTTGGATGCTTGGGTTATCCTCAG TGTAGAAGTGTTGTCTGGCTCCCTGGATCAATATCAGAAGCGGTCGTGACCACCAATACTTGCAACAATTGCACTCCTG GTCCTGTTTTCTTAATTCAATTCAAGTTTCGGCAGCTGGAAATACCACCGAGCTACAATGTCAACCATTTGG GTTGCATTGGTGGCTGTGATGAGATTCTTACACAGTTGACGGAAATATGTGGCACTGGCTCTCGCATGCCAG CAAGAGCTCGAGGACCTACTCCAGCAACCGGAAACAACCATCATACCAACCCAAGGCAATCAGCTTGTTTGCACTGTCAAGAAACAGGGCACTCTTCTAATGATTGTCCTTCACAGACTCGACGCTCCAGGAATGCTCAACAGCCTGGAATGGACCAACAAAGTG GAGAATCTTCTGTTTCATGCAGCTCATGTGGAGCACCAGGTGTTTTGCGAACTGCAAATACAGCAAATAACAGGGGCAGGAAGTTCTACACATGTCAATCACAGGAGTGCAGCTTCTTTGT ATGGGAGGATAGCATTAACAATGGCAGTGGAGGAAGAGGCTCTACACGTTCAAATAATGTTTCAACATCCACCCGTGGTCGAAATGGCGGCCGTGGACCTCGTGGTAGGGGTCGGAGTGGATCTAATTCTTCTGGTGGGACATTTGTGACAGCCACTGGGGATCCTATTTCTGGCAGAAGGTGCTTTACCTGTGGTGATCCATCCCACTTTGCTAACGTCTGCCCCAATCGTGGAAACTGA
- the LOC131629765 gene encoding uncharacterized protein LOC131629765: protein MVNTRSIMENRVDTMEQRMNNFEGTLDQIRLLVIEQQAKPQVTMEQIRQLLQDRPRRTHRYGSEHEYDDEEGSERSTVSRDSRPRTRRHGGGNGSRFLGNKRRLEIPIFKGDDAFGWLVRVERYFHLNGIRVCDKLDAVVLAMEDRALNWYQWWEEQAPLRTWEEFKIAVMRRFQPGMMQNPMGPLLSLKQKGTVVEYMEKFERLVAPLRREERIMLDSIFLNGLKEEIQAELKLYESQGLSDLMDRALLIEEKNEVCQKKGSSWKDRGGLLKIKDPIEVGGSKKDGENISGGANERYKGRRLNPAELEERSKKGLCFKCGDKWNREHICKFKHMSFKLCEISSEEEEGNWGVSTQTEAVEELVTELKTLHLSLQSKQGFTSNKSFKVWATVQGQKLITLIDSGATSNFIDARLVERMGIQLMETPPYVIEVGNGERVKYQGVCEGLSFNVQGVDFNQHFFLMELGGAELVLGMDWLASLGSIEANFGVLCLKWKQEEIEYCIFGDPILSTKQASMEEMLKALNDEGRGMLVESVQAEGENAAVEDDEWKTLLDRFEEVFHLPNGLPPIREHDHAIILKPGATIPNLRPYRYPFYQKNEIEKIVGEMKQAGTQLKYSSAYHPQSDGQTEVVNRCLETYLRCVTGLKPKQWPKWLAWAEYWYNTNYHASLKTTPFAALYGRPPPVLIRGDTPPSVVDEVNKLTAERNIMIKELKDQLCKAQDVMKTQANKHRREVEYEVGDMVFLKIQPYKMKKLAQRLNQKLSPRYYGPYEIIKRIGAVAYKLKLPEDTKVHPVFHVSLLKKAVIPSVMPQPLPSCMNEDWQLEPLPEKVMEERRNKQGELEVLIKWKTLPDFENSWELVSKIKEEFPDFILEVKDSFEGEGIGRFGKFYVRKRQKGKEREQNIE from the coding sequence ATGGTCAATACAAGGAGCATCATGGAAAATAGAGTAGACACGATGGAGCAGAGAATGAACAATTTTGAAGGAACCTTAGATCAAATCAGACTGCTGGTTATAGAACAACAAGCGAAACCCCAAGTCACGATGGAGCAGATACGCCAACTGCTTCAGGATCGACCACGAAGGACACATAGATATGGGAGCGAGCACGAGTACGACGATGAGGAAGGAAGTGAGAGAAGCACTGTGTCACGAGATTCTCGACCCAGAACTCGTCGTCACGGTGGCGGAAATGGGTCTAGGTTTTTGGGAAACAAACGAAGATTGGAAATTCCAATCTTTAAGGGAGATGACGCATTTGGTTGGCTGGTTCGCGTAGAGAGATACTTCCATTTGAATGGGATACGAGTATGTGACAAGCTAGACGCAGTGGTACTGGCTATGGAGGATAGAGCTTTGAATTGGTATCAGTGGTGGGAAGAACAAGCACCACTAAGGACTTGGGAGGAATTTAAGATTGCGGTGATGAGAAGATTTCAACCGGGTATGATGCAAAACCCGATGGGCCCCCTGCTGAGTTTGAAACAAAAAGGGACTGTTGTGGAGTATATGGAGAAGTTTGAGAGGTTAGTAGCTCCTTTAAGAAGAGAGGAAAGAATAATGTTAGATTCCATttttttgaatggtttgaaggagGAGATTCAGGCTGAACTAAAGCTCTATGAGAGTCAAGGTTTATCTGACCTCATGGATAGAGCATTATTAATTgaagagaaaaatgaagtttgccAAAAGAAGGGGAGCTCGTGGAAGGATAGAGGAGGACTGCTGAAAATCAAAGATCCTATAGAAGTAGGTGGCTCTAAGAAGGATGGTGAGAACATCAGTGGAGGAGCAAATGAGAGATACAAAGGAAGGAGATTGAATCCTGCTGAGTTAGAGGAGAGGAGCAAGAAGGGATTGTGCTTTAAGTGTGGTGACAAATGGAATCGGGAGCACATATGCAAATTTAAGCATATGAGTTTCAAGCTGTGTGAGATTAGTAGTGAGGAAGAAGAGGGGAATTGGGGAGTTAGTACTCAAACTGAGGCAGTGGAGGAATTAGTGACAGAACTCAAAACCTTACATTTGTCACTGCAGAGCAAGCAAGGGTTCACTTCTAATAAATCCTTCAAGGTTTGGGCTACCGTACAAGGACAGAAGTTGATAACCCTCATTGATTCAGGGGCAACTAGTAATTTCATTGATGCTAGGCTGGTAGAGAGAATGGGCATACAGTTGATGGAGACTCCTCCCTATGTCATAGAGGTGGGAAATGGAGAGAGGGTTAAATATCAAGGTGTTTGTGAAGGGCTGAGTTTCAATGTGCAAGGGGTTGActttaatcaacattttttcttaATGGAGTTAGGTGGAGCTGAATTGGTGTTGGGGATGGATTGGTTGGCCAGTTTGGGCAGCATTGAAGCAAATTTTGGTGTGTTATGTCTGAAATGGAAGCAGGAGGAGATTGAATATTGTATTTTTGGTGACCCTATACTAAGTACCAAACAAGCTTCTATGGAAGAAATGTTGAAAGCCTTGAATGATGAAGGAAGAGGAATGCTGGTAGAATCTGTGCAAGCTGAAGGAGAAAATGCAGCAGTAGAGGATGATGAATGGAAGACATTACTGGACAGGTTTGAAGAAGTATTCCATCTACCTAATGGGCTACCACCTATTAGGGAGCATGATCATGCTATCATCCTAAAGCCTGGAGCAACTATTCCTAATCTGAGACCCTATAGATATCCCTTCTACCAAAAAAATGAGATAGAGAAGATTGTGGGTGAAATGAAGCAGGCTGGGACTCAGTTGAAATACAGCAGTGCATATCATCCTCAGTCTGATGGCCAGACAGAGGTGGTGAACAGATGTTTGGAGACCTACCTGAGATGTGTAACAGGGTTGAAGCCTAAGCAGTGGCCCAAGTGGTTAGCCTGGGCAGAATATTGGTACAACACCAACTATCATGCTTCACTTAAAACTACACCATTTGCAGCCCTTTATGGTAGACCCCCCCCTGTGTTAATCAGAGGTGATACTCCTCCTTCAGTAGTAGATGAGGTGAATAAGCTCACAGCTGAAAGAAACATAATGATCAAGGAGCTGAAGGATCAATTGTGCAAAGCTCAAGATGTGATGAAAACTCAGGCAAATAAACATAGGAGGGAAGTAGAATATGAAGTTGGAGATATGGTTTTTCTAAAAATCCAGCCTTACAAAATGAAGAAATTGGCCCAGAGATTGAACCAAAAGTTGAGCCCAAGATATTATGGACCTTATGAGATAATCAAGAGGATTGGTGCTGTAGCCTATAAGCTCAAACTGCCTGAAGACACCAAGGTACATCCTGTCTTCCATGTATCATTGCTGAAGAAGGCTGTAATTCCTTCTGTTATGCCCCAACCATTACCCTCCTGCATGAATGAAGACTGGCAGCTTGAGCCCTTGCCTGAGAAAGTTATGGAAGAAAGGAGGAATAAGCAGGGTGAACTGGAGGTGTTGATCAAATGGAAAACATTGCCAGATTTTGAAAACTCTTGGGAACTAGTGAGTAAGATAAAAGAAGAGTTTCCAGACTTTATCCTTGAGGTCAAGGATAGTTTTGAAGGGGAGGGAATTGGTAGATTTGGTAAATTCTATGTTAGGAAAAGACAAAAAGGGAAGGAGAGAGAACAGAATATTGAGTAG